A single genomic interval of Pyrus communis chromosome 7, drPyrComm1.1, whole genome shotgun sequence harbors:
- the LOC137740656 gene encoding uncharacterized protein, whose translation MAQLKWTEFGKVNLDYVLGIGGFDLERYIDLLAANKYFLEHMGANGRAFSGSSYTSMGYDTWMLNNGYHRIRQSSEVAQLPANIWLGMLLLERSKDIYRMKGLLSVQGMNERFVFQGVHDIFQGSPDRLWGPNEPRTNKIVFIGKNMDAQELEKGFKGCLL comes from the exons ATGGCTCAACTGAAGTGGACAGAGTTTGGAAAAGTTAACCTGGATTATGTTCTTGgaattggtggatttgattTAGAGAG ATATATAGATCTTCTTGCTGCTAACAAGTATTTTTTAGAACATATGGGCGCAAATGGGAGGGCATTCAGTGGGTCCAGTTATACATCTATGGGGTATGATACATGGATGCTTAACAATGGGTACCATAGAATTAGGCAAAGCTCAGAGGTTGCTCAGCTTCCT GCTAACATATGGCTTGGTATGCTGTTGTTGGAACGAAGCAAGGACATATATCGCATGAAAGGTCTACTATCTGTTCAAGGaatgaatgagagatttgtCTTCCAG GGAGTCCATGATATATTCCAAGGCTCACCCGATCGGCTGTGGGGCCCCAACGAGCCAAGAACAAACAAGATAGTTTTCATAGGGAAGAACATGGATGCGCAAGAGTTGGAAAAGGGTTTTAAAGGCTGTTTACTGTGA
- the LOC137740657 gene encoding zinc-regulated GTPase metalloprotein activator 1-like: MFSFHSVFIYTVVCPCCQKLNVTDYDCLQNYSGRELTRFGSSSEINPVNPAFPYKNVTSKDNNDRKQKNYHFGRTSLSIASSLFKPHINPSPPLFSLNPTTRATPFRSHGFHLGGPRHDPYRPNFSPLDPTPLGRSRSGPIPPDVETEDFPTFPNPTLLDVVVSPSSSPQTQPRLQKVTAAASSATTSQSESSDVLTRIEPDNRIPATIITGFLGSGKTTLLNHILTAEHGKRIAVIENEFGEIDIDGSLVAAKTTGAEYIVMLNNGYLCCTVRGDLVRMIADLVNKKKGKFDHIVIETMGTKFFCNVLFARIRDWQIQHRSFKHFMTDLVGKPEIASLVQQIKKINCMAQLKRTEFGKVNLDYVIGIGGFDLEANGWKI, from the exons ATGTTCTCCTTCCACAGTGTTTTCATATACACAGTTGTCTGTCCATGCTGCCAGAAGCTTAATGTAACGGACTACGATTGCCTCCAGAACTATTCAGGCCGGGAGTTAACCAGGTTTGGAAG TTCTTCAGAGATCAATCCTGTCAACCCTGCTTTCCCATACAAGAATGTGACAAGCAAAGATAACAATGACA GGAAACAAAAGAACTACCATTTTGGCCGTACCAGTCTGTCTATCGCCTCTTCACTCTTCAAGCCTCACATAAATCCCTCACCTCCTCTGTTCTCTCTGAACCCCACTACCAGAGCGACGCCGTTTCGCTCCCATGGCTTCCATCTCGGCGGACCTCGCCACGACCCTTATCGGCCTAACTTCTCGCCGCTCGACCCGACTCCCCTGGGTCGGAGCCGCAGCGGCCCTATTCCCCCTGACGTGGAGACCGAGGACTTTCCCACGTTCCCAAACCCTACGCTACTCGACGTCGTCGTTTCGCCGAGCTCTTCTCCCCAAACCCAACCGAGGCTGCAGAAGGTCACTGCGGCGGCGAGCAGTGCAACGACGTCGCAAAGCGAGAGCTCCGACGTTTTGACCAGGATTGAGCCTGATAATCGTATCCCCGCCACCATAATCACCGGATTCCTGGGCTCCGGAAAG ACGACATTGCTTAACCATATATTGACTGCGGAGCACGGGAAGCGAATTGCGGTGATTGAGAACGAG TTTGGGGAGATAGACATTGATGGTTCTTTGGTTGCCGCAAAAACCACTGGGGCCGAATATATTGTTATGTTGAATAATGGTTACCTTTGCTGCACTGTGAGGGGTGATCTTGTGCGGATGATTGCGGACTTGGTCAATAAGAAGAAGGGGAAGTTCGATCATATTGTCATAGAGACTATGGGTACGAAGTTTTTCTGTAACGTGTTGTTTGCAAGGATTAGG GATTGGCAAATCCAGCACCGATCATTCAAACATTTTATG ACCGATCTTGTTGGCAAGCCAGAAATTGCTTCTTTGGTGCAACAAATTAAG AAAATCAATTGCATGGCTCAACTGAAGCGGACAGAGTTTGGAAAAGTTAACCTGGATTATGTTATTGGTATTGGTGGATTTGATTTAGAGGccaatggatggaaaatctaa